From a single Intestinibaculum porci genomic region:
- the pyrF gene encoding orotidine-5'-phosphate decarboxylase, whose protein sequence is MENKVIVALDFQDQQAVADFLDKFAGESLYVKVGMELFYGEGPAIIKMIKDKGHKIFLDLKLHDIPHTVKQAMKQLARLDCDIVNVHASGSVAMMKAAIEGLEEGKVHDKRPLCIAVTCLTSLDQDVLDNELGIHEPLEDVVVHLAKNAQAAGLDGVVCSPLESKPIHDALGTDFLTVTPGIRLAGNNVDDQKRVTTPAKARALTSSYIVVGRSITAAADPVAAYKEVVRQFEGE, encoded by the coding sequence ATGGAAAATAAAGTTATTGTGGCGCTGGATTTTCAAGACCAGCAGGCCGTTGCTGATTTTTTAGACAAATTCGCAGGAGAATCGCTCTATGTCAAAGTCGGCATGGAACTTTTCTATGGCGAAGGTCCAGCCATTATTAAGATGATCAAAGATAAAGGACATAAGATTTTCTTAGATCTTAAGTTACATGATATTCCACATACTGTGAAACAGGCGATGAAGCAGTTAGCCCGTTTAGATTGTGATATCGTTAATGTTCATGCCAGCGGCTCGGTGGCCATGATGAAAGCGGCTATTGAAGGCTTAGAAGAAGGCAAAGTACATGACAAACGTCCGTTATGTATTGCCGTGACTTGTTTAACATCTTTAGATCAGGATGTCTTAGATAATGAATTAGGTATTCATGAACCGTTAGAAGATGTTGTTGTCCATTTAGCGAAAAATGCCCAGGCGGCTGGTTTAGATGGCGTGGTCTGCTCGCCGCTAGAATCGAAACCGATTCATGACGCTTTAGGAACAGATTTTTTAACCGTAACCCCAGGAATTCGCTTAGCCGGCAATAATGTCGATGATCAAAAACGTGTAACCACGCCCGCGAAAGCGCGCGCGTTAACCTCAAGTTATATTGTGGTGGGCCGTTCCATCACCGCCGCTGCGGATCCCGTAGCTGCTTATAAAGAAGTTGTGAGACAGTTTGAAGGAGAGTAG
- a CDS encoding CDP-glycerol glycerophosphotransferase family protein: MTIIVKCGIGFLNVIFFFMKCLPVQNKITYISRQMDTTPVDFEMVKEQMIQDHPEYKHVILAKMIHQGLFSKIGYIFHMFHQMYHIATSKAVILDTYCIPISILKQRDSLVVIQMWHALGAFKKFGYSILDKQEGSSSKMAKLMSMHRHYTYVLTSSVAALPYFAEAFDVDKSKMKVYPLPKTDLLVNKAYAREIMNQIETAYPRLRHTHKEILVYAPTFRKTHDHLKEAIEALIEQVNFTRYELVIKLHPLTKFTISDPRVIVDTKFSSLEFFYAADAIITDYSAVLFEACMLKKPIYFYAFDYDVYTKSRSFYIDYKAHMPGPICFTAKALISAINRRDADVQKVEDFADLMVAPCKRSYTKDFCDFLVSSLKS, from the coding sequence ATGACAATCATCGTCAAATGTGGGATTGGTTTTCTCAATGTCATTTTCTTTTTTATGAAATGCCTGCCAGTCCAAAATAAAATTACCTATATTTCGCGGCAAATGGACACGACGCCAGTAGATTTTGAGATGGTTAAAGAACAAATGATTCAGGATCATCCGGAGTATAAGCATGTGATCTTAGCGAAGATGATCCATCAAGGACTCTTTTCTAAAATTGGTTATATCTTCCATATGTTTCATCAGATGTATCATATTGCTACCAGCAAGGCTGTGATCCTTGATACTTACTGTATTCCCATCAGCATCTTAAAACAGCGCGACAGCTTAGTCGTCATTCAAATGTGGCATGCCTTAGGCGCTTTTAAAAAGTTTGGCTATTCTATTTTAGATAAGCAGGAAGGTTCCTCTTCGAAAATGGCCAAGCTGATGTCAATGCATCGCCATTACACGTATGTGTTGACCTCATCCGTCGCCGCGCTGCCTTATTTCGCTGAAGCGTTTGATGTTGATAAAAGTAAGATGAAAGTCTATCCTTTGCCCAAAACGGATTTATTAGTCAACAAAGCGTATGCGAGAGAGATCATGAACCAGATCGAAACAGCTTATCCGCGTTTACGCCATACCCATAAGGAAATCTTAGTGTATGCGCCAACGTTCAGAAAGACGCACGATCATCTCAAAGAAGCGATCGAAGCACTTATTGAGCAGGTTAACTTTACCCGTTATGAGCTCGTGATCAAATTACATCCGTTAACTAAGTTTACGATTAGCGATCCCCGTGTCATCGTGGATACAAAGTTTAGTTCTTTGGAATTCTTTTATGCGGCGGATGCCATTATTACCGATTACAGTGCCGTGCTCTTTGAAGCTTGCATGTTAAAAAAACCAATCTACTTTTATGCTTTCGATTATGATGTTTACACTAAGAGCCGCTCTTTCTATATCGATTACAAAGCGCATATGCCCGGGCCGATCTGTTTTACTGCGAAAGCCTTAATCTCAGCGATTAATCGCCGTGATGCCGATGTCCAAAAAGTCGAAGACTTTGCGGATTTAATGGTGGCTCCTTGTAAAAGATCTTATACGAAAGATTTCTGTGATTTCTTAGTTTCTTCATTAAAGTCATAA
- a CDS encoding glycerophosphodiester phosphodiesterase: MAKNPNNPGRKVFAHPTYKDFKTTCLHPHETISVVPKIIGPGGVMQAPIHYVSDNPDILRVDEKGQVTGLKEGYGEILAYACGKLARIGLDVIDVPRGIKAFTGHRGFRKLAPENTMPSFQLALDAGVDYVETDIAVTKDRQLVLFHDKSSVKRMLDSEKSVNELTFDEIRALPFIGGTNHEEYSDLQVPTFEEYLTLMEKSNAAPMIELKDETLCGENEDLLVTIRDMIDAHHLGKKARVTSALKENLLAYEKINQGHELWYILEEDFDDLDLLVTHHWNYSIKKSKAKKDFCQKVLDAGLKVDVWIVNDPKEAKKYLSWPITSMTSDVIVYNH; this comes from the coding sequence ATGGCTAAAAATCCTAATAATCCCGGCCGTAAAGTCTTTGCCCATCCGACTTATAAAGATTTTAAAACGACCTGTTTACATCCTCACGAAACGATTTCTGTTGTACCCAAGATCATTGGCCCAGGCGGCGTGATGCAGGCGCCGATTCACTATGTCAGTGATAATCCGGATATCTTAAGGGTTGATGAAAAAGGTCAAGTCACTGGCTTAAAAGAAGGCTATGGCGAGATTCTTGCTTATGCTTGCGGAAAACTGGCACGCATTGGCTTAGATGTCATTGATGTGCCAAGAGGTATTAAAGCTTTTACTGGTCATCGCGGTTTTCGTAAGTTAGCACCAGAAAATACGATGCCTTCCTTCCAGTTAGCCTTGGATGCGGGGGTCGACTATGTCGAAACGGATATTGCGGTTACGAAAGACCGTCAGCTCGTTTTATTCCATGACAAATCATCAGTGAAACGGATGTTAGACAGTGAGAAATCAGTCAATGAACTGACGTTTGACGAAATCCGCGCTTTGCCTTTTATCGGCGGGACAAATCATGAGGAATATTCTGATTTACAAGTGCCGACATTTGAAGAATACTTAACTTTAATGGAAAAAAGCAATGCGGCGCCGATGATTGAGTTAAAAGATGAAACCTTATGCGGTGAAAACGAAGATTTATTAGTGACGATCAGAGATATGATTGATGCCCATCATTTAGGAAAGAAAGCGCGGGTGACATCAGCGCTCAAAGAGAATCTGCTCGCTTATGAAAAAATCAATCAAGGCCATGAATTGTGGTATATCTTAGAAGAGGATTTTGATGATCTTGATTTACTTGTCACGCATCACTGGAATTATTCGATCAAGAAATCAAAAGCCAAAAAAGATTTTTGTCAGAAAGTCTTAGATGCTGGTTTAAAAGTCGATGTGTGGATTGTCAATGATCCAAAAGAAGCGAAAAAGTACCTTTCCTGGCCGATTACTTCAATGACAAGTGATGTCATTGTTTATAATCATTAA
- a CDS encoding CDP-glycerol glycerophosphotransferase family protein produces MISFLKRIYQILRQLDLIVYYIYYATHHKVMNRQVLFLSQSRSRLDGNFEFIASAIRDDYLIETALGELHDRKLLAYKMAVSHYIIVDDFCPIIYPIPLRHKTQLIQVWHALGAFKTVGYARKGNSDDRYSLTHRNYSHAIVSSPAIVKDYALAFHMKPKKILPIGIPRSDVFFHDDQKAAIRASLYEEFPLLKGKKVILFAPTFRGNNVYNGYYDYDHIHFKHLQEALGDDYVCIIKMHPFVQNHMKEILDPHFFIDLSSRREINDLLMVTDILITDYSSVIFEAALLPIKTIFFAYDLEEYIASRDFFYPYSSYTYGPVVKNEEDLITAIREGTIDEKKKAAFIDYFMSSCDGHATTRFVHTLLGGQDL; encoded by the coding sequence ATGATCAGTTTTTTAAAGCGTATTTATCAGATCCTCAGGCAGCTTGATTTGATCGTCTATTATATTTATTACGCTACGCATCATAAAGTCATGAATCGGCAGGTGCTTTTCCTTTCCCAGTCACGCAGCCGCTTAGATGGGAACTTTGAGTTCATTGCCTCGGCTATTCGCGATGATTACCTCATTGAAACGGCCTTAGGAGAGCTTCATGATCGGAAGCTCTTAGCCTATAAAATGGCCGTCTCCCATTACATTATTGTCGATGACTTCTGCCCGATCATTTATCCGATTCCGCTTCGTCATAAGACTCAGCTGATCCAGGTCTGGCATGCTTTAGGGGCGTTTAAAACCGTCGGTTATGCGCGTAAAGGCAATAGCGATGATCGCTATTCCTTAACCCATCGCAATTATTCTCATGCGATTGTCTCTTCACCAGCGATTGTGAAAGACTATGCCTTAGCTTTTCATATGAAGCCAAAGAAGATTTTACCTATTGGTATTCCCCGCAGTGATGTCTTCTTTCATGACGATCAGAAAGCGGCTATCCGCGCCTCTCTTTATGAAGAATTCCCTCTTCTAAAAGGGAAAAAAGTCATTCTCTTTGCGCCGACTTTCCGTGGTAATAACGTTTATAATGGCTATTATGATTATGATCATATCCATTTTAAACATCTCCAGGAAGCGTTAGGGGATGACTATGTCTGCATTATTAAAATGCATCCTTTTGTACAAAATCATATGAAAGAAATTCTCGATCCGCATTTCTTTATCGATCTCTCAAGCCGTCGGGAAATCAATGATCTTTTAATGGTCACAGATATTTTGATTACGGATTATTCTTCCGTCATCTTTGAAGCGGCTTTATTACCGATTAAGACGATTTTCTTTGCCTATGATTTAGAAGAATATATCGCTTCACGTGATTTCTTCTATCCTTATTCGTCTTATACTTATGGCCCGGTCGTGAAAAATGAAGAAGATTTGATTACGGCGATTCGTGAAGGAACGATTGATGAAAAGAAGAAAGCAGCGTTTATTGATTACTTTATGTCATCGTGTGACGGTCATGCGACCACTCGGTTTGTCCATACATTATTAGGAGGACAGGATTTATGA
- a CDS encoding IspD/TarI family cytidylyltransferase: MIYAEILAGGKGTRMGNTAMPKQFLMLGDKPIFIHTVEQFLLNTKVEKILICTPKKWMAYTNDTLKKYIANRDKIVVVAGGASRNDTIMNGIKYIEDNYGLNDDDVILTHDAVRPFLTQRIIDDNIEGALKYGATDTVVEAFDTIVHSKDGKIITDIPVRSEMYQGQTPQSFNIKLLKSFFESLTEDEKEILTDACKALVMKGTDVHLVRGESYNMKITTQYDLKVANGLVERQNI; the protein is encoded by the coding sequence ATGATTTATGCAGAAATACTTGCCGGCGGCAAAGGAACTCGTATGGGTAACACAGCTATGCCAAAGCAGTTTTTAATGTTAGGAGATAAACCAATCTTTATTCATACTGTTGAACAGTTTTTATTAAATACAAAAGTCGAAAAGATTCTCATCTGTACACCTAAGAAATGGATGGCGTATACCAACGATACGTTAAAGAAGTATATTGCCAATCGTGATAAAATCGTCGTTGTTGCAGGCGGAGCTTCACGTAATGATACCATTATGAATGGGATCAAATATATTGAAGATAACTATGGCTTAAACGATGATGATGTCATCTTAACCCATGATGCCGTGCGTCCATTCTTAACCCAGCGGATTATCGATGATAATATTGAAGGGGCTTTAAAATATGGCGCAACTGATACGGTTGTCGAAGCATTCGATACCATCGTGCATTCTAAAGATGGGAAAATCATTACTGACATTCCTGTCCGCAGTGAAATGTATCAGGGTCAGACACCACAGTCTTTCAATATTAAATTATTAAAGAGCTTCTTTGAATCTTTGACTGAAGATGAAAAAGAAATCTTAACCGATGCCTGCAAAGCCTTAGTTATGAAAGGCACTGATGTGCATTTAGTTCGTGGGGAAAGTTATAATATGAAAATTACTACCCAATATGATTTAAAAGTCGCTAATGGTCTGGTAGAAAGACAGAATATCTAA
- the pyrE gene encoding orotate phosphoribosyltransferase, with protein MNTAEKIAKDLLDIKAVFLRPEEPFTWASGIKSPIYCDNRLTLSYPNVRNDVEDGLAALIKENFPDVEVLEGTSTAGIAHAALVAERLGLPMGYVRGSHKSHGRQNNIEGVVKKGMKVVVVEDLISTGGSSLEVVEALREAGCEVLGLVAIFTYGLPASVENFAKANCKFVTLSNYDTLLPVAIAHNYVSHDALEKLQAWKKDPRDESWLDK; from the coding sequence ATGAACACTGCAGAAAAAATTGCGAAAGATTTATTAGATATCAAAGCGGTCTTTTTAAGACCAGAAGAACCTTTTACCTGGGCTTCCGGAATTAAGTCCCCAATTTATTGTGATAACCGTTTGACTTTATCTTATCCAAATGTGCGAAATGATGTCGAAGATGGCTTAGCTGCTTTAATTAAAGAAAACTTCCCTGATGTCGAAGTCTTAGAAGGCACATCAACGGCTGGCATCGCGCATGCGGCTTTAGTGGCTGAACGTTTAGGGCTGCCAATGGGGTATGTTCGCGGCAGTCACAAATCACATGGCCGTCAGAATAATATTGAAGGTGTTGTTAAAAAAGGGATGAAGGTTGTTGTTGTGGAAGATTTGATTTCCACAGGCGGTTCTTCTTTGGAAGTTGTTGAAGCGCTGCGTGAAGCTGGCTGTGAAGTGTTAGGCTTAGTTGCGATCTTTACTTACGGTTTACCAGCAAGCGTGGAAAACTTTGCGAAAGCCAACTGCAAGTTTGTCACGTTATCTAATTATGACACTTTATTACCAGTGGCAATTGCCCATAACTATGTTTCTCATGATGCTTTAGAAAAACTGCAGGCTTGGAAAAAAGACCCACGTGATGAATCCTGGTTAGATAAATAA
- a CDS encoding CDP-glycerol glycerophosphotransferase family protein, whose protein sequence is MRSTRSIIIENVAIKRIMVHIDGENTNPHLTVKALVLRDYITNTILKPTKITWDGTHFHLSFNLMSINHETPLPSGDWYLIAIDGKDHSHESYPIPSLVEAMGERTFNISNQYNAYFDKSAKNYYHAESKIDQDNLSYFLKIDYSKPAVPLTWLQKKKKAHKKRMHNLSVWGFVKTFNFFKRFNKPGGNRLLFTSSSRKELGGNEAFIYNRMVERGVDKQFQIDFSFKENIKDRRSFFNKFSFTRKLAMANIIICDDYQPELYHVDYAPHTDIIQVWHACGAFKTVGLERLGKPGAPAFDTRVHKCYTAMCVSSQLAAAHYAEAFGIEEHKIMPLGVPRTDIFFDENYKKKVIPEVLASFPQIKGAKEVIMYAPTFRGVNARTASFPMDMIDFEGIGAYLKAHQSIMLIKMHPFVREPLPIPDEFKDVIIDASSFREINDMLFVTDLLITDYSSVIYEFSLFRKPMLFYAFDRMKYEADRGFYEPYSEMVPGKIVRTSEDLLKALEKRDFEFEKVDPFVKKNFRYTDGHSTDRIIDTLLLKK, encoded by the coding sequence ATGCGTTCAACGAGAAGTATTATTATTGAAAATGTGGCTATAAAACGTATTATGGTGCATATCGATGGGGAAAATACGAATCCTCACTTAACGGTGAAAGCCCTTGTTTTACGTGACTATATCACCAATACCATTTTAAAACCAACCAAGATTACGTGGGACGGGACGCATTTTCACCTTTCTTTTAATCTGATGTCGATCAATCATGAAACACCGCTGCCAAGTGGCGACTGGTATCTCATCGCCATCGATGGCAAAGATCATAGCCATGAAAGTTATCCGATTCCTTCTTTAGTGGAAGCGATGGGCGAGCGAACTTTCAATATTTCTAATCAGTACAATGCGTATTTTGATAAAAGTGCGAAAAACTATTATCATGCCGAATCAAAAATCGATCAGGATAACTTATCCTATTTCTTAAAAATCGATTACTCGAAACCGGCGGTGCCATTAACCTGGCTGCAGAAAAAGAAGAAAGCGCATAAAAAGCGAATGCATAATTTAAGCGTCTGGGGCTTTGTGAAAACGTTTAATTTCTTTAAGCGTTTTAATAAACCGGGCGGTAACCGTCTGCTTTTTACCTCTTCATCACGGAAGGAATTAGGCGGGAATGAAGCCTTTATTTATAACCGGATGGTGGAACGCGGTGTCGACAAGCAGTTTCAGATTGATTTTTCCTTCAAGGAAAATATCAAAGACCGCCGTTCTTTTTTCAATAAGTTTTCGTTCACCCGTAAATTAGCGATGGCCAATATCATCATTTGTGATGACTATCAGCCAGAGCTTTATCATGTGGACTATGCGCCGCATACCGATATTATTCAGGTATGGCATGCCTGCGGGGCCTTTAAAACCGTTGGCTTAGAGCGTTTAGGCAAACCCGGTGCGCCCGCGTTTGATACCCGCGTGCATAAATGTTACACAGCAATGTGTGTCTCATCACAGTTAGCGGCGGCCCATTACGCCGAAGCATTCGGCATTGAAGAACATAAAATTATGCCTTTAGGAGTGCCGCGTACAGACATCTTCTTTGATGAAAACTATAAAAAGAAAGTCATTCCGGAAGTGTTAGCATCCTTCCCGCAGATCAAAGGGGCGAAAGAAGTCATTATGTATGCTCCGACTTTTCGCGGGGTGAATGCCCGCACCGCTTCTTTTCCGATGGATATGATAGACTTTGAAGGGATCGGCGCTTATTTAAAAGCTCATCAGTCGATTATGCTTATTAAGATGCATCCTTTTGTCCGGGAACCTTTACCGATTCCTGATGAATTTAAGGATGTTATCATTGATGCTTCTTCGTTTAGAGAAATCAATGATATGCTTTTTGTGACGGACTTGCTGATTACTGATTATTCATCGGTGATTTATGAATTCTCATTATTTAGAAAACCAATGCTTTTCTATGCTTTTGACCGCATGAAATATGAAGCAGATCGCGGTTTCTATGAACCGTATTCAGAAATGGTGCCAGGCAAGATTGTCCGCACTTCGGAAGATTTATTAAAAGCGTTAGAAAAACGTGATTTCGAATTTGAAAAAGTCGATCCATTTGTGAAGAAGAACTTCCGTTATACGGATGGTCATTCAACGGATCGTATTATTGATACATTACTATTAAAGAAATAG
- a CDS encoding ABC transporter ATP-binding protein, giving the protein MDSNIAIEARHASKIYELRGKEKKDEGVKFYALKDLNFTVQKGEVVGILGTNGSGKSTMSIILAGICDPDEGEMIVNGSQALVAINTGLNQQLTGMENIELKGALLGLSKRRIDKIKQGVIDFAEIGDFLYQPVKKYSSGMKSRLGFAINLCLDPEIMIVDEALSVGDKGFAAKCLEKMKELRDQGKTIIFISHNLKQVRDFCDTAMWIEGGMLREYGDIDEVCDRYAEYVDYYNGLSGKEKKKERDRKFARRIIKNSKRSFLDKVFAAIRSR; this is encoded by the coding sequence ATGGATTCCAATATTGCAATTGAAGCGCGCCATGCTTCTAAAATATACGAATTACGAGGAAAAGAGAAAAAAGATGAAGGCGTTAAGTTTTACGCCTTAAAAGATCTTAACTTTACTGTGCAAAAAGGTGAAGTTGTCGGTATTTTAGGTACTAACGGTTCCGGGAAGTCGACCATGTCGATTATCCTAGCGGGGATCTGCGATCCTGATGAAGGCGAAATGATCGTTAACGGCTCACAGGCCTTAGTCGCGATTAATACGGGTCTCAATCAGCAGTTAACCGGAATGGAAAATATCGAACTGAAAGGGGCTTTGTTAGGTTTATCAAAACGACGTATTGATAAAATTAAACAGGGGGTCATCGATTTCGCAGAAATCGGGGACTTCCTCTATCAGCCCGTGAAAAAGTATTCGAGTGGTATGAAATCCCGTTTAGGCTTTGCCATTAACTTATGTCTGGATCCAGAAATTATGATCGTCGATGAAGCGTTAAGTGTCGGTGATAAAGGCTTTGCGGCTAAGTGTCTGGAAAAAATGAAAGAATTACGTGATCAAGGCAAAACGATCATCTTCATTTCCCATAACCTCAAACAGGTACGTGACTTCTGTGATACCGCGATGTGGATCGAAGGCGGGATGCTGAGAGAATATGGCGATATCGATGAAGTCTGTGATCGCTACGCGGAATATGTTGATTACTATAATGGCTTATCAGGTAAAGAGAAAAAGAAAGAACGTGATCGTAAGTTTGCTCGTCGTATTATCAAAAATTCTAAACGTTCATTTTTAGATAAAGTCTTTGCGGCGATCCGTTCAAGATAA
- a CDS encoding ABC transporter permease: MIDACKFVLKENFQNLFRIYSIAKYQVLADMRDSKLGLFWNFANPVIQCLTYWFVFGLVFDRKDVDGITYIWWMLGGMVCWFFISPCITDGCNAIFKRINIITKMKFPVSVLPATVIFAKLFDHFCLMIILTVLLACGGYYPSLHWLGLVYYCVCAIIFTISLSMTTSVLNMLARDTRKLVLALMRLLLYMTPILWDIKRLPGVLQRIMLTNPVYYIVEGYRDCFFYHKGFMYYKYSMVTFWVITAFLFVFGSTMMYKFKAKFVDFI; the protein is encoded by the coding sequence ATGATTGATGCTTGTAAGTTTGTTCTGAAAGAGAACTTTCAAAACCTCTTTCGTATTTATTCCATTGCGAAGTATCAGGTGTTAGCGGATATGCGAGATTCCAAACTCGGCTTATTCTGGAACTTTGCCAACCCGGTGATCCAGTGTTTAACGTACTGGTTTGTCTTCGGGTTAGTCTTTGATCGAAAGGATGTCGATGGCATTACCTATATCTGGTGGATGCTGGGCGGCATGGTCTGCTGGTTTTTTATCTCACCTTGTATTACTGATGGCTGCAATGCGATTTTCAAGAGGATCAATATCATTACCAAAATGAAGTTCCCGGTCAGTGTATTACCGGCAACAGTCATCTTTGCGAAGCTTTTTGATCATTTTTGTCTAATGATCATTTTAACAGTCTTGCTTGCATGTGGCGGTTATTATCCTTCATTACATTGGTTAGGTTTAGTCTATTACTGCGTTTGTGCGATCATCTTTACCATTTCATTATCGATGACCACATCCGTGCTCAATATGTTAGCCCGTGATACGCGTAAGCTCGTTTTGGCATTGATGCGCCTGCTGCTGTATATGACTCCGATTTTATGGGATATCAAACGATTACCAGGGGTCTTGCAGCGCATTATGTTAACGAATCCAGTGTACTATATTGTCGAAGGGTATCGTGACTGTTTCTTCTACCATAAAGGGTTTATGTATTATAAATATTCGATGGTGACCTTTTGGGTGATTACCGCATTCTTATTTGTCTTTGGCTCAACGATGATGTATAAGTTTAAAGCCAAATTCGTAGACTTTATTTAG
- a CDS encoding zinc-binding dehydrogenase, whose translation MINTVYRLIAPKSIRADFVDLNIDEERVIIRPTYLSICAADERYYTGSRGEVVMKQKLPMALIHEAVGEVVYDPKGEYKVGTQVVMVPNTPYEKDPVIKENYLRSSKFRASGFDGFMQNVVSMRRDLIIPFDYDPSVAVLLELCSVGMNAVENFDAHANENRDTIGIWGNGNVGFVTALILRKKFPNAKLYVFGVQEHKNDYFSFADKTFLVDDIPDDLVIDHAFECVGGRGSEAAINQIIDYIKPQGTINLMGVSEKPVPINTRMVLEKGLTLLGNSRSNYDDFKKCVDLMSENDDVREYLSTIVSEMVYVHSIDDMIRAFEDDVNNDFKTVMKWEI comes from the coding sequence ATGATTAATACAGTTTACCGTCTTATTGCCCCTAAATCGATTCGTGCCGATTTCGTTGATTTAAACATTGATGAAGAAAGAGTTATTATCAGACCAACATATCTTTCCATCTGTGCAGCGGATGAACGCTACTATACCGGTTCACGTGGGGAAGTCGTCATGAAACAGAAATTACCAATGGCTTTAATTCATGAAGCGGTTGGAGAAGTTGTTTATGACCCAAAAGGAGAATACAAAGTTGGCACTCAGGTTGTTATGGTGCCTAATACGCCTTATGAAAAAGATCCTGTCATCAAAGAAAACTATCTGCGTTCCTCAAAATTTAGAGCGTCAGGCTTTGATGGTTTTATGCAGAACGTTGTTTCGATGCGTCGTGATCTCATCATTCCATTTGATTATGATCCAAGCGTAGCCGTCTTATTAGAATTATGTTCTGTTGGCATGAATGCCGTGGAAAACTTTGATGCCCATGCCAATGAAAATCGTGATACGATCGGAATTTGGGGCAATGGCAACGTAGGTTTCGTTACGGCCTTAATCTTACGTAAGAAATTCCCGAATGCTAAGCTTTATGTTTTCGGGGTTCAGGAACATAAGAATGATTATTTCTCATTTGCGGACAAGACCTTCTTAGTTGATGACATTCCTGATGACTTAGTCATTGATCATGCCTTCGAATGTGTCGGTGGCCGCGGCTCTGAAGCAGCGATTAACCAGATCATTGATTATATCAAACCACAGGGAACCATTAACCTGATGGGGGTTTCAGAAAAACCAGTCCCTATTAATACGCGGATGGTCTTAGAAAAAGGGTTAACATTACTTGGTAACTCACGTTCTAACTATGACGATTTCAAAAAATGCGTTGATTTAATGTCAGAAAATGATGATGTGCGTGAATATTTATCAACCATCGTCTCAGAAATGGTCTACGTTCATTCCATTGATGATATGATTCGTGCTTTCGAAGATGATGTCAATAATGATTTCAAGACTGTTATGAAATGGGAAATCTAA